A single window of Acetohalobium arabaticum DSM 5501 DNA harbors:
- a CDS encoding uracil-xanthine permease family protein — protein sequence MEKESLRAEKLALPQKVILGIQHMFAMFGATVLVPKLTGLNPSVALFTSAVGTIIFHFITKGKVPAYLGSSFAFIAPIIAAKESFGIPGAMLGCLTAGLIYIIMSAVIKAVGSDFLEKFLPPVVVGPVIMTIGLGLAPTAKDMATAHLPTAIFTLAVAIVISIFGKGLIKVIPILIGVVSGYIFAYLAGIVDLAPVQEAAWLALPNFSLPSISEFSASLPAVLIIAPIAVVTMVEHLGDVLALSKTVDREFIEEPGLHRTLLGDGIATAFAALLGGPPNTTYGENIGVLAITKVHNPVVIEIAAVFVFGMSFVQKLGALIRTIPAAVMGGIVILLFGMIASIGLRTLIENEVDLSNNRNLVIVSTVLVIGISNLAFTIPGLGTDLKGMGLAAIVGIGLNILLPESAEAESDTEANEVQAEEAVQKA from the coding sequence ATGGAAAAGGAAAGCTTACGAGCAGAGAAGTTAGCACTGCCGCAGAAAGTAATTTTAGGAATTCAGCATATGTTTGCTATGTTTGGAGCGACAGTTTTAGTTCCTAAGTTAACAGGATTGAATCCTTCGGTAGCACTCTTTACTTCAGCAGTAGGTACAATTATATTCCATTTTATTACTAAAGGAAAGGTTCCGGCTTATCTAGGTTCATCTTTTGCCTTTATTGCTCCGATTATTGCCGCTAAAGAATCATTTGGTATTCCCGGGGCAATGTTGGGCTGTCTTACTGCTGGCTTAATCTACATAATCATGTCAGCAGTGATTAAAGCAGTAGGTTCCGATTTCTTAGAAAAGTTTTTACCGCCGGTAGTGGTAGGACCTGTAATTATGACTATCGGTTTAGGTCTCGCTCCGACAGCTAAGGATATGGCAACTGCTCATTTACCGACAGCCATCTTCACCTTAGCAGTAGCCATTGTAATCAGTATCTTCGGCAAAGGATTAATTAAAGTAATTCCTATCTTAATCGGAGTTGTTTCCGGATATATCTTTGCTTACTTGGCTGGAATTGTGGATTTAGCTCCAGTCCAAGAGGCAGCCTGGTTGGCACTGCCTAATTTTTCACTACCCAGCATCAGTGAATTTTCGGCCAGCCTACCGGCAGTTTTGATTATAGCACCGATTGCAGTAGTAACGATGGTAGAGCATTTAGGTGATGTTCTGGCCTTAAGCAAGACAGTAGATCGGGAGTTTATTGAAGAGCCGGGGCTGCACCGGACTCTGTTAGGCGACGGAATAGCAACAGCTTTTGCAGCCTTACTGGGAGGTCCGCCGAATACGACTTATGGTGAGAATATCGGAGTTTTAGCAATTACCAAGGTTCATAATCCGGTCGTAATTGAAATAGCAGCAGTCTTTGTCTTCGGTATGAGCTTTGTTCAGAAGTTAGGGGCTTTGATTAGAACAATTCCAGCGGCGGTAATGGGCGGAATAGTTATTCTGCTCTTTGGAATGATTGCTTCTATTGGTCTTAGAACATTAATTGAGAATGAAGTGGACTTAAGCAATAATCGCAATTTGGTAATTGTCTCTACAGTATTAGTTATCGGGATTAGCAATCTGGCATTTACAATTCCCGGTTTAGGTACTGATCTTAAAGGAATGGGGCTGGCAGCCATTGTAGGAATTGGTTTAAATATTTTACTGCCGGAATCTGCAGAAGCTGAATCTGATACGGAAGCTAATGAAGTACAAGCGGAGGAAGCAGTACAGAAGGCTTAA
- a CDS encoding aspartate carbamoyltransferase catalytic subunit, whose amino-acid sequence MSFKHKHLLDLMDLSREEIQLILDTAESMKEIFTRSIKKVPTLRGKTIISLFYEPSTRTKSSFDLAGKRLSADMMSLSVSTSSVVKGESLVDTAKTMEAMGADAVIMRHSMPGAPHLLAESIDASVLNAGDGAHAHPTQALLDMYSIREERGKIAGETIAIVGDIKHSRVARSNIWALNKLGAKVRVVGPPTLIPANLEEMDVEVYYDLEEGLEGIDVVNILRIQLERQEAGYLPNLREYTKFYGVDEKILELVGDEVTVMHPGPTNRGVEITPEVAYGDQSVINEQVTNGVAIRMALLYLLTGGEKIEETAN is encoded by the coding sequence GTGAGTTTTAAGCATAAACATCTTCTCGATTTGATGGATTTAAGCAGAGAAGAGATTCAGTTAATTCTGGATACAGCTGAATCAATGAAAGAGATCTTTACCCGATCAATTAAGAAGGTGCCGACATTAAGAGGGAAGACGATTATTAGCCTCTTTTATGAACCCAGTACTCGAACAAAGTCATCATTTGATCTGGCCGGCAAGCGGCTGAGTGCTGATATGATGAGTCTGTCGGTATCAACAAGTAGTGTTGTAAAAGGAGAGAGCTTGGTCGATACAGCCAAGACGATGGAGGCTATGGGGGCAGATGCTGTTATTATGCGCCATAGTATGCCTGGAGCGCCGCATCTACTAGCAGAAAGTATTGATGCATCGGTTCTGAATGCTGGCGATGGAGCTCATGCCCATCCTACTCAAGCTCTGTTGGATATGTATAGTATTCGCGAAGAACGGGGAAAAATAGCAGGAGAGACTATTGCTATTGTAGGTGATATCAAACACAGTAGAGTAGCCCGTTCGAATATCTGGGCTTTGAATAAATTAGGAGCTAAGGTAAGAGTGGTTGGACCGCCGACTCTGATTCCGGCCAACTTGGAGGAGATGGATGTTGAGGTTTATTATGATTTAGAAGAGGGCTTAGAAGGAATAGATGTAGTCAATATTCTCCGGATTCAATTAGAACGACAAGAAGCAGGATACCTACCTAATCTGCGGGAGTATACTAAATTCTACGGTGTAGATGAGAAAATATTGGAATTGGTTGGTGACGAGGTTACTGTGATGCATCCCGGGCCGACCAATCGTGGAGTAGAGATTACACCGGAAGTAGCTTATGGAGACCAATCAGTAATTAATGAACAGGTAACCAATGGAGTAGCTATCAGAATGGCACTCCTATATCTCTTAACTGGGGGTGAGAAGATTGAAGAGACTGCTAATTAA
- a CDS encoding dihydroorotase, producing MKRLLIKNGKVVSPADGLNEELDILVAEGRIEKIGSGLEDKEAEVIDAIGKVVTPGLIDMHVHLREPGFEHKETIKTGTEAAAAGGFTSVACMPNTNPVIDNSSIVDSVIKKAEFEGKVNLFPIGSITKGLEGEELSEIGSMKEAGIVGISDDGETVMNSELMRLALEYVTAFDLPVISHAEDQVLSGDGVVNEGYYSTVTGLDPIPAAAEDIIVARDIRLAELTGAPLHIAHVSTKRAVELVRDAKERGLEVTAEATPHHFTLTDEAVISFDTNTKVNPPLRSEEDVAAIKEGLADGTIDVIATDHAPHAFEEKNVEYDDAPFGISGLETALPLVITELVKPGIISLEEAVEKLTSNPAEVLNSDVGRLKEGSRADITVLDLDEEYEVDVDKFYSKGKNSPFDGFRLSGRPKVTIVDGKVVMKDNKVL from the coding sequence TTGAAGAGACTGCTAATTAAGAACGGGAAGGTAGTCAGTCCGGCCGATGGTTTAAATGAAGAACTGGATATCTTAGTAGCTGAGGGAAGGATAGAGAAGATTGGTTCTGGGCTTGAGGATAAAGAAGCAGAAGTAATTGATGCGATCGGTAAGGTAGTAACGCCGGGACTTATCGATATGCATGTTCATTTACGGGAACCGGGCTTTGAACATAAGGAGACAATTAAGACAGGAACTGAAGCTGCTGCTGCCGGCGGTTTTACTTCCGTAGCCTGTATGCCGAATACTAATCCTGTGATAGATAATTCTTCGATAGTTGATTCAGTTATAAAGAAAGCTGAATTTGAAGGTAAGGTTAATCTCTTTCCTATTGGCAGTATTACTAAGGGCTTAGAAGGAGAAGAGCTATCTGAAATTGGATCTATGAAGGAAGCCGGCATTGTCGGTATCTCTGATGACGGAGAGACGGTGATGAATTCGGAATTGATGAGGTTGGCTTTGGAGTATGTAACAGCTTTTGATCTACCAGTGATTTCACATGCTGAAGACCAGGTGTTAAGCGGTGATGGCGTTGTTAATGAAGGCTATTATTCTACAGTAACCGGTCTGGATCCGATTCCTGCTGCGGCTGAGGATATAATTGTAGCCCGCGATATTAGACTGGCTGAATTAACAGGTGCTCCGCTCCATATTGCCCATGTCAGCACGAAGCGGGCAGTAGAGCTAGTACGGGATGCTAAAGAACGCGGCCTAGAGGTAACGGCTGAAGCTACTCCTCACCACTTCACTTTAACTGATGAAGCAGTTATTAGTTTTGATACCAATACCAAAGTAAATCCCCCCTTAAGAAGTGAAGAAGATGTAGCTGCTATTAAAGAAGGATTGGCTGATGGAACAATCGATGTAATTGCTACTGATCATGCTCCCCATGCCTTCGAAGAAAAGAATGTAGAATATGATGATGCTCCCTTCGGAATCTCCGGTCTAGAGACGGCACTGCCGCTGGTAATTACGGAATTGGTTAAACCGGGGATTATCAGTCTGGAGGAAGCTGTGGAGAAGTTAACGAGCAATCCGGCCGAGGTTCTGAATTCAGACGTCGGGAGACTCAAGGAAGGCAGCAGAGCAGATATTACAGTTTTAGATTTGGATGAAGAGTATGAGGTTGATGTAGATAAGTTCTATTCAAAGGGAAAGAACAGTCCCTTTGATGGGTTTAGATTATCAGGTAGACCGAAGGTTACTATTGTTGATGGAAAAGTAGTGATGAAGGATAATAAGGTATTATAA
- the pyrF gene encoding orotidine-5'-phosphate decarboxylase, with translation MSNFTTRLKAKIEEKKSFVCVGLDPRLNRIPEQIKEEIVAEYGKTKEAVGKIFLEFNQGIIDAVADYAAAVKPQIAFYEQYGHQGIKAYEETIEYAKKKDLLVIGDAKRNDIGSTAKAYADGHLGEVDFWEEAEVGYGADALTVNGYLGSDGIDPFVEACNQQGKGIFVLVRTSNPSAGELQDLEADNKRIYEVMAELVNDWGEDIKDEDGFSAVGAVIGATYPEEAEELREIMGNAYFLVPGYGAQGAGAKEVVPSFKDGGYGAIVNSARGIIFAYQREPWKDRFSADEYQEAAQAAVEYMREDINTALNEAGKLPW, from the coding sequence GTGTCTAACTTTACAACAAGATTGAAAGCAAAGATTGAAGAGAAGAAAAGCTTTGTCTGCGTAGGACTGGACCCGCGCTTAAATAGGATTCCGGAGCAGATAAAGGAAGAGATTGTGGCTGAATATGGTAAGACTAAGGAAGCAGTAGGGAAAATATTTCTTGAGTTCAACCAGGGCATTATAGATGCAGTAGCTGATTATGCTGCGGCTGTTAAGCCCCAGATTGCTTTTTATGAACAGTACGGCCATCAAGGGATTAAGGCCTATGAAGAGACAATTGAATATGCCAAGAAGAAAGATCTATTAGTAATCGGCGATGCTAAACGGAATGATATCGGCTCTACGGCCAAGGCTTATGCCGACGGACATCTCGGTGAAGTGGACTTTTGGGAAGAAGCAGAGGTCGGCTACGGGGCTGATGCGCTGACAGTCAACGGCTATCTCGGCAGCGATGGAATTGACCCCTTTGTTGAGGCTTGTAACCAGCAGGGAAAAGGAATCTTTGTTCTGGTTAGAACTTCTAACCCATCGGCCGGTGAACTGCAGGATTTGGAAGCGGATAACAAGAGGATATATGAAGTGATGGCTGAATTAGTAAATGACTGGGGTGAAGATATAAAGGATGAAGACGGCTTCTCTGCTGTAGGGGCAGTTATCGGTGCTACTTATCCTGAGGAAGCTGAAGAGCTGCGAGAAATAATGGGGAATGCTTATTTCTTAGTACCGGGTTATGGTGCTCAGGGTGCTGGAGCTAAAGAGGTAGTTCCTTCTTTTAAAGATGGCGGTTATGGAGCTATAGTTAATTCGGCCCGGGGAATTATCTTTGCCTATCAACGGGAACCCTGGAAGGATAGATTTTCGGCTGACGAATATCAAGAAGCAGCCCAGGCAGCAGTGGAGTATATGAGAGAAGATATTAATACTGCTTTAAATGAAGCAGGAAAACTACCCTGGTAG
- the carA gene encoding glutamine-hydrolyzing carbamoyl-phosphate synthase small subunit produces the protein MEAKLVLEDGTIFTGKAFGAVEEGAEGEIVFNTSMTGYQEILTDASYKGEIVTMTYPLIGNYGINEDDIESYTSHVNGFIVKEFCAQPSNWRALDKLENYLKEHGIMGISDIDTRALTKKLRIHGTMKGIITTNEADREELIGQAKEAPGLSGRDLVSKVTTDETYRLDGDDYRVVLMDFGAKKNIGRSLREEGCEVIVVPADTSAEGVMEYEPDGIMLSNGPGDPQDVPYAVETVKELIGKKPIFGICLGHQILGLAFGGDTYKLKFGHRGANHPVQDLRTKRVYITSQNHGFAVEAESLDSAEVEITHRNLNDDTVEGMKHRKYPVFSVQYHPEASPGPEDSHYLFTEFIELIASETA, from the coding sequence ATGGAAGCAAAATTAGTTTTAGAGGATGGAACTATATTTACTGGTAAGGCCTTTGGGGCTGTGGAAGAAGGCGCTGAGGGAGAGATAGTCTTCAATACCAGTATGACTGGCTATCAAGAGATCTTAACTGATGCATCATATAAAGGTGAGATAGTAACAATGACCTATCCGTTGATTGGGAATTATGGTATTAATGAGGATGATATAGAGTCCTATACCTCCCATGTCAACGGCTTTATTGTGAAAGAATTCTGTGCTCAGCCCAGTAACTGGCGGGCTTTGGATAAATTAGAGAATTATCTAAAGGAACACGGTATTATGGGAATTAGTGATATCGATACTCGGGCCTTAACTAAGAAGCTTAGAATCCATGGTACGATGAAGGGGATTATTACTACTAATGAAGCCGATAGAGAAGAACTGATTGGACAGGCTAAGGAGGCGCCTGGACTTTCGGGTCGTGATCTAGTCAGTAAAGTAACGACAGATGAGACTTACCGGTTAGACGGTGACGACTACCGAGTAGTATTGATGGACTTTGGAGCCAAAAAGAATATCGGCCGTTCGCTGAGAGAGGAAGGCTGTGAAGTAATAGTAGTGCCGGCTGATACTTCGGCTGAGGGAGTAATGGAGTATGAACCGGACGGTATTATGTTATCCAACGGGCCTGGAGATCCTCAAGATGTGCCTTATGCTGTAGAGACGGTTAAAGAATTAATCGGCAAGAAGCCGATCTTCGGTATCTGTCTGGGCCATCAGATTCTAGGACTGGCCTTTGGCGGCGACACTTATAAGTTAAAGTTCGGTCACCGCGGGGCTAATCATCCGGTGCAGGATCTGCGGACGAAGAGAGTCTATATTACTTCTCAGAACCACGGTTTTGCTGTGGAGGCTGAATCTCTGGATTCTGCGGAGGTTGAAATCACACACCGAAATTTGAATGATGATACTGTCGAAGGAATGAAGCACCGCAAATATCCGGTCTTTTCGGTACAGTACCATCCGGAAGCATCACCGGGACCAGAGGATTCTCATTATTTATTTACGGAATTTATAGAATTAATTGCTAGCGAAACTGCATAG